The DNA segment GCACTCTGGGGTGTGCGATTTACAAAGTACCACATTTGCCTGTTCACTCAGGTGATTTCTCTTACCTATGGTATTCTTCATTACCCAGTGTATCTTGTGGCTGGCCTGGATTATTACATAACTATAGCCCAAATTTCTCAGTTTCCTAAAAGAGGTCAAAGATTACTTTATATATTTGCTGTGGTCACTATATggatttcagggtttttttgtattctgAAAGTTCCTGCTATCTACGAAGAACTAGATACTCAGaaccatttttctccttatcgGTGTCCCCTCTATGCCAGCCTGCAGAATTACTCAGTCTCTTGTGCTATGGTGCTACTTACAGGCACAGCTCTCGTGGCCTGTCGGAAGGAAGTTACAGCCATGCTGCTATCTGTCAGGCTAGTATCCTTTGCCAGTCAGCCTGTTCTGATGTTCTCTTATGTGTCCAACAACAACAGCACTTGCTTTAAGTGGCAGCTCCTGACCAGACTCCTCATCTGTTTTCTTGGCACTTGGGCACCTTTTGTTGTTCTTCAAATCATCATTTTGTTTCTCGGTGCTCAGATTCCAGCCTACATGGAGATGAATGTGCCC comes from the Melopsittacus undulatus isolate bMelUnd1 chromosome 6, bMelUnd1.mat.Z, whole genome shotgun sequence genome and includes:
- the GPR160 gene encoding probable G-protein coupled receptor 160, whose product is MAAILCENCPGQHPYTQVNQPLEISCMLLLIMFGKVFLDFFMLQVKKTTVKVSFMGYFCVSLALLDFTLLLSISFIFYFEDFALWGVRFTKYHICLFTQVISLTYGILHYPVYLVAGLDYYITIAQISQFPKRGQRLLYIFAVVTIWISGFFCILKVPAIYEELDTQNHFSPYRCPLYASLQNYSVSCAMVLLTGTALVACRKEVTAMLLSVRLVSFASQPVLMFSYVSNNNSTCFKWQLLTRLLICFLGTWAPFVVLQIIILFLGAQIPAYMEMNVPWLYFINSFLIAVAYWCRCHDVELTEEMWSRDPFVSWKFCFIPFNNESTETADKPGTVTVIC